One window from the genome of Natrinema sp. DC36 encodes:
- a CDS encoding PadR family transcriptional regulator — translation MTHGVTGENNPGTDSGIESSETETEIQETAADLTKFQVRILAILAADDRYGLAVKEELSEYYGEEINHGRLYPNLDKLVDQEFVDKSELDKRTNNYALTEKGHTALRHEFEWLEAHLNGGEK, via the coding sequence ATGACGCATGGAGTTACCGGGGAGAACAACCCCGGAACGGATAGCGGTATCGAATCGAGTGAAACTGAAACGGAAATTCAAGAGACTGCGGCCGACCTGACGAAGTTCCAGGTTCGGATCCTCGCGATCCTCGCAGCTGACGATCGGTACGGTCTGGCGGTCAAAGAAGAGCTTTCAGAATACTACGGAGAAGAGATAAATCACGGCCGATTGTATCCGAATCTTGACAAGCTGGTCGATCAGGAATTCGTCGACAAGTCCGAACTCGACAAGCGGACGAACAATTACGCACTGACGGAGAAAGGCCATACCGCTCTTAGGCACGAGTTCGAGTGGCTCGAGGCGCATCTCAACGGGGGTGAGAAGTAG